A stretch of the Bacteroidales bacterium genome encodes the following:
- a CDS encoding polyprenol monophosphomannose synthase — protein sequence MKSSDAIVIIPTYNERENIARMIHTVLSLPNEYHLLIIDDHSPDGTAEIVKELTNTYQGRLFLLERPGKMGLGTAYIEGFRWALERNYSYIFEMDSDFSHDPADLPRLHKACMEGADLAIGSRYITGVNVVNWPIGRVLMSYFASAYVRFITGMSIRDTTAGFKCYRREVLQAINLDRVRFKGYAFQIEMKFITWKMHFRIVEIPIIFTERKEGTSKMSRGIFREAVLGVISMKVRSLFSRYWLKKP from the coding sequence ATGAAATCATCAGACGCCATAGTCATTATCCCTACCTATAATGAAAGGGAGAATATTGCCCGAATGATTCACACAGTGCTTTCATTGCCAAATGAATACCATCTCCTTATCATAGATGATCATTCCCCCGATGGCACCGCCGAAATCGTAAAGGAACTCACCAATACATACCAGGGCAGGTTGTTTCTGCTGGAACGTCCGGGAAAAATGGGCCTGGGCACTGCCTATATCGAAGGCTTCCGTTGGGCTCTGGAACGAAATTACTCCTACATATTTGAAATGGATTCCGACTTTTCCCATGACCCTGCTGACCTTCCCAGGTTGCACAAGGCATGCATGGAGGGAGCTGACCTGGCCATCGGATCCCGCTATATTACCGGGGTTAATGTTGTGAACTGGCCCATAGGCAGGGTGCTTATGTCCTATTTTGCATCGGCCTATGTGCGCTTTATCACCGGAATGAGCATACGCGATACCACCGCCGGATTCAAATGTTACCGGAGAGAAGTTCTTCAAGCCATTAACCTTGACCGGGTCCGCTTCAAAGGTTATGCATTTCAGATTGAAATGAAGTTCATTACCTGGAAAATGCATTTCCGCATTGTTGAAATTCCTATTATATTTACTGAACGAAAGGAAGGGACTTCCAAAATGAGCCGGGGAATTTTCCGTGAAGCGGTACTTGGCGTTATTTCCATGAAGGTCAGAAGTCTCTTTTCCAGATACTGGCTTAAGAAACCTTAA
- a CDS encoding dihydroorotase has translation MNPCLIHRAQLVNEGREYKASVLIENGIIAEVFEGEVPSGILSGTKIIDAQGLHLFPGVIDDQVHFREPGLTHKGDIASESKAAVAGGVTSFMEMPNTLPQTLTIELLEKKFKRASEVSPANYSFYMGASNDNLAELKRVDPSVTCGIKVFMGSSTGDMLVDDPEALARIFSLKNILIATHCEDEQIIRHNAELYRIRFGENVPVRYHPSIRSEEACFKSTRLAIDLARKHGTRLHILHLSTARELNLLDPSPASEDKRITAEACVHHLWFSQDDYDRLGTKIKWNPAIKTTYDRQALVNGLTNNLIDVVATDHAPHTLAEKENPYFTCPSGGPLVQHSLQMMIELSQRGLFPLTTVSEKMAHAPARLFGIDRRGFIRKGYYADLVLVNLNKPHLVTVDTLLYKCSWSPLEGVRFGSSVVHTFVNGNLVYDGKNVTDTYRGMPLRFNR, from the coding sequence ATGAATCCGTGCCTGATCCATCGTGCACAACTGGTCAACGAAGGCAGGGAATACAAGGCGAGCGTCCTTATTGAAAACGGCATCATAGCGGAAGTCTTTGAGGGAGAAGTGCCATCAGGAATTCTTTCCGGTACCAAAATTATTGACGCACAAGGCCTTCACCTTTTCCCGGGAGTCATTGACGACCAGGTTCATTTCAGGGAACCAGGCCTTACCCACAAGGGAGATATTGCAAGCGAATCAAAGGCTGCCGTAGCGGGAGGAGTTACTTCTTTCATGGAGATGCCAAATACCCTTCCGCAAACCTTGACCATTGAGCTTCTGGAAAAGAAATTTAAAAGAGCTTCGGAAGTTTCACCCGCCAATTATTCGTTTTACATGGGAGCTTCCAACGATAATCTGGCTGAACTGAAACGCGTCGATCCGTCTGTAACCTGTGGCATTAAGGTATTCATGGGGTCTTCCACAGGAGACATGCTGGTGGATGATCCGGAAGCCCTGGCCCGCATTTTCTCACTGAAAAATATTCTGATTGCCACTCACTGCGAAGACGAGCAGATCATACGGCATAATGCCGAATTGTACAGAATACGCTTCGGGGAAAATGTTCCTGTTCGATACCACCCGTCCATCCGAAGCGAAGAAGCCTGTTTTAAATCCACACGCCTTGCCATAGACCTTGCACGCAAGCATGGTACCCGCCTGCACATTCTCCATTTATCCACAGCACGCGAGCTGAATCTGCTTGATCCTTCTCCGGCCTCAGAAGATAAGCGGATAACTGCCGAGGCATGTGTTCATCACCTCTGGTTCAGCCAGGACGATTATGACCGGCTGGGAACCAAAATTAAATGGAATCCGGCAATCAAGACTACCTATGACAGACAGGCTTTAGTTAACGGCCTCACCAACAATCTGATAGACGTTGTGGCCACCGATCATGCCCCGCATACTCTGGCTGAAAAAGAAAATCCCTATTTCACCTGCCCCTCCGGTGGGCCCCTGGTGCAACACAGCCTGCAAATGATGATTGAATTGTCACAAAGGGGCCTGTTCCCGTTAACAACCGTTTCCGAAAAAATGGCTCATGCGCCGGCCCGGCTCTTTGGCATCGACCGGCGGGGTTTCATCCGCAAAGGATATTATGCCGACCTGGTCCTGGTCAATCTGAATAAACCCCACCTTGTTACAGTAGATACCTTATTATATAAATGCAGCTGGTCCCCTCTGGAAGGAGTCCGCTTCGGATCTTCGGTTGTCCATACCTTTGTCAACGGAAACCTGGTTTATGACGGAAAAAATGTAACTGACACTTACAGGGGCATGCCATTGCGTTTCAACCGGTAG